A stretch of the Arachis stenosperma cultivar V10309 chromosome 6, arast.V10309.gnm1.PFL2, whole genome shotgun sequence genome encodes the following:
- the LOC130936173 gene encoding uncharacterized protein LOC130936173 produces the protein MKTWRQFIGLCIYLLVWSSFISSPIVDSANSNFNSGNDRTFHPIKKFVMQSYFDRHIELHDSVFDNFISQEDNVGLCQVLPENHDFVPRLSILKRDLIGEGSHRHVSTLLKFQSQQSESSSQLLSSSCDFIIIERLPTGVFADSFELQRLVQRGVFNDVDVFGDTNLELPSFLSNRSAVEIHLVVGPNKFLEPTDIKIEFPLHARYQPLNESGYSTVELGMPDILVRCSTKERSENQNYFFKLTNNDADVMYEADVLWRIPSGKKAHSNLVFVITFSAALLSTLVIVLSSLEYSKSRVRKDSKQS, from the exons ATGAAGACTTGGAGGCAATTTATTGGACTGTGTATATATTTGTTGGTGTGGAGTTCATTTATATCATCTCCT ATTGTAGATTCTGCAAATTCAAACTTCAACAGTGGAAATGACAGAACCTTTCATCCCATCAAGAAATTTGTGATGCAATCTTATTTTGACAGGCACATAGAATTACATGATTCAgtttttgataattttatatCTCAAGAAGACAATGTTGGTTTGTGTCAAGTGCTTCCAGAAAACCATGATTTTGTGCCAAGATTGTCAATTCTGAAGCGAGATCTTATTGGCGAAGGTTCTCATCGTCATGTGTCTACGTTACTAAAATTTCAATCTCAGCAATCAGAGTCTTCGTCCCAACTTCTAAGCTCCTCGTGTGACTTCATAATTATTGAAAGACTACCTACCGGTGTTTTTGCTGATTCATTTGAACTACAGCGACTTGTTCAGCGTGGTG TCTTCAATGATGTTGATGTCTTTGGTGATACAAATCTGGAACTTCCTTCCTTCTTGTCTAATCGTTCTGCTGTTGAAATACATTTGGTTGTTGgcccaaataaatttctagAGCCAACTGATATCAAGATTGAGTTTCCATTGCATGCGCGATATCAA CCTCTAAATGAAAGTGGCTACTCCACAGTTGAACTTGGTATGCCTGATATTCTGGTGCGCTGCAGCACAAAGGAAAGGTcagaaaatcaaaattatttctTCAAATTGACCAACAATGATGCTGATGTTATGTATGAAGCTGATGTTCTTTGGAGAATTCCTTCTGGGAAAAAGGCACATTCTAACCTAGTCTTTGTCATTACATTTAGTGCAGCCTTGTTATCAACTCTTGTAATTGTTCTCTCGTCATTAGAATATTCTAAGAGCAGAGTGAGAAAAGATTCCAAGCAATCTTAG